In Alicyclobacillus acidocaldarius subsp. acidocaldarius DSM 446, a single window of DNA contains:
- a CDS encoding DEAD/DEAH box helicase has protein sequence MQPKEYQRRVIQTVERYLEKLAEARQVYEEASPAARAQMDFAKAAWEAVSPAPYHAKRTGIGTPLPNFCIKVPTGGGKTYLAVMTIDRILSLYRRRQTGLVLWIVPTTQIYEQTLRSLRDRNHPYRQFLDIATGGRVKVVERFERFTPQDIREHLVILMLMLPAANRKDKETLKIFQDAGGFDAFFPPEGNFPAHQMLLEHVPNLDYFGDRDGFFGLQIKTSLGNVLRLVSPIVILDEGQKAYSPGAQGTIAGFNPSIVVELSATPPGGSNVLVSISGRELDQEGMIKLDLHVYNSQRTDWRDVLAESVAWRDALEEEAVRYQANGGEYIRPICLIQVERTGKDQADAGYIHADHVKAELIESHKVPEDQIAIKTSQQNDIENIDLLSSNCPIRYIITKQALQEGWDCSFAYVLTILTNPTSKTALTQLIGRVLRQPYAKKTGVQALDESYVFCYQRRASELSEAVRKGLSGEGLDDLISHVRVESDEAQKSEQRTVGVRERFKPFEGKVYLPRFMMLDGGREREIDYEMDLLSRVDWDKLRLQRIRDLVLSPRDTQDWETAFGYVEGTSGVVEKEHVEYRTKVSLNRSYLTRRLENVVPNPWVARRLVDRALRILRRNYSEDVIAANQPLIAETLEASIRQEVDEACEKIFRELVKQDRLRLVLIAGKAYQVPRSIVVPADAQTLRHNDGVPVQLSLFDDPVPEEWFNEGLERPVALCLDRQEKLLFWFRNLQRRPYFYVQGWRKNKIWADFIATKKSAQRKGDFDTVYVLETKGLHLKDSQDTDYKRRVFELCNELARRTTWDQIGLQFPERIVRFQVVDQDEWETVINSLFS, from the coding sequence GTGCAGCCCAAAGAGTATCAACGCCGAGTCATCCAGACGGTGGAGCGGTATCTGGAGAAGTTGGCCGAGGCTCGTCAGGTCTATGAGGAGGCTTCGCCTGCGGCGCGCGCTCAAATGGACTTCGCCAAAGCGGCATGGGAAGCGGTATCGCCGGCACCATATCATGCAAAAAGAACAGGTATCGGCACACCCTTACCTAATTTCTGTATCAAAGTGCCGACTGGCGGCGGGAAGACGTATCTCGCCGTCATGACCATCGATCGCATCCTGAGCCTTTATCGGCGCCGGCAAACAGGACTTGTACTCTGGATCGTGCCCACGACCCAGATTTATGAGCAGACGCTCCGGTCGTTGCGGGATCGGAATCATCCCTACCGCCAGTTTCTCGACATTGCCACCGGCGGCAGGGTGAAAGTTGTGGAGAGGTTTGAGCGGTTCACGCCGCAAGATATTAGGGAGCATCTTGTCATTCTGATGCTCATGTTGCCAGCGGCCAACCGGAAGGACAAGGAGACGCTCAAGATCTTTCAGGACGCCGGTGGATTTGATGCCTTCTTCCCACCGGAGGGAAACTTCCCTGCGCATCAGATGCTACTTGAGCACGTGCCGAATCTGGATTACTTCGGTGACAGGGATGGGTTCTTCGGGCTTCAGATTAAAACGTCCCTGGGGAATGTGCTTCGGTTGGTATCGCCCATCGTCATTCTCGATGAGGGGCAGAAGGCGTACAGTCCTGGTGCGCAGGGGACGATTGCGGGGTTTAATCCATCCATCGTGGTGGAACTCTCGGCCACGCCGCCTGGCGGCAGCAACGTACTGGTGAGCATCAGCGGGCGTGAACTGGATCAGGAAGGAATGATTAAGCTCGACCTGCATGTATACAACAGCCAGCGTACAGATTGGCGTGATGTGCTTGCCGAGAGCGTGGCCTGGCGCGACGCGCTGGAGGAAGAGGCGGTGCGTTATCAGGCCAATGGCGGTGAGTACATCCGGCCTATATGCCTCATCCAGGTGGAGCGCACGGGCAAGGACCAGGCAGATGCGGGATACATTCATGCGGATCATGTAAAGGCAGAGTTGATCGAGAGCCACAAGGTGCCGGAGGATCAGATCGCCATCAAAACGAGTCAGCAGAATGACATCGAGAACATCGACCTTCTGTCGTCGAATTGTCCGATTCGCTACATCATCACCAAACAGGCCCTTCAGGAGGGGTGGGATTGTTCGTTTGCCTATGTGCTGACTATCCTGACGAATCCCACCTCCAAGACTGCTCTGACACAGCTTATTGGGCGGGTGCTCAGACAGCCGTATGCGAAGAAGACCGGCGTACAGGCCCTCGATGAAAGCTACGTGTTTTGTTATCAGCGCAGGGCCTCCGAGTTGTCCGAGGCCGTGCGGAAGGGGCTTTCCGGCGAGGGTCTCGATGATCTCATCTCACATGTGCGCGTAGAATCGGACGAAGCGCAAAAGAGCGAGCAAAGGACAGTGGGCGTTCGCGAGCGCTTTAAGCCCTTTGAGGGGAAGGTGTACCTGCCGCGCTTCATGATGCTGGATGGAGGGCGCGAGCGGGAGATCGATTACGAGATGGATCTTCTCTCACGTGTGGACTGGGACAAGCTCCGGCTCCAGCGTATCCGAGACCTTGTTCTTTCTCCGAGGGATACTCAGGATTGGGAGACAGCTTTCGGCTATGTGGAAGGCACAAGCGGCGTTGTGGAGAAGGAGCATGTCGAGTACAGGACGAAGGTATCCTTAAACCGATCCTATCTCACGCGCCGTCTCGAGAATGTGGTGCCCAACCCGTGGGTGGCGCGCCGCCTGGTGGATCGAGCGCTGCGGATCCTTCGCAGGAACTATTCAGAGGATGTGATCGCCGCCAATCAGCCCCTCATCGCGGAAACACTCGAGGCATCCATTCGTCAGGAGGTCGATGAGGCCTGCGAGAAAATCTTCCGGGAGCTCGTTAAACAGGATCGTCTCCGGCTCGTGCTCATCGCGGGCAAGGCCTATCAGGTTCCGCGCAGCATCGTGGTGCCGGCGGACGCACAGACACTTCGACATAATGACGGCGTGCCCGTGCAGCTTAGTCTTTTCGATGATCCCGTGCCCGAGGAGTGGTTCAACGAGGGGCTGGAGCGTCCCGTGGCGCTTTGCCTTGACCGTCAGGAAAAGCTGTTGTTTTGGTTCCGCAACCTCCAGAGAAGGCCATACTTCTACGTACAGGGATGGCGCAAAAATAAGATCTGGGCTGATTTCATCGCGACGAAAAAGAGTGCCCAGAGAAAAGGGGACTTTGATACTGTATACGTCCTAGAAACCAAAGGGCTACATCTGAAGGACAGCCAAGATACCGATTATAAGCGTCGAGTTTTCGAGCTTTGCAATGAGTT